The following proteins are co-located in the Macrobrachium rosenbergii isolate ZJJX-2024 chromosome 26, ASM4041242v1, whole genome shotgun sequence genome:
- the LOC136852829 gene encoding piggyBac transposable element-derived protein 3-like, whose protein sequence is MALFMVYSCIIAHTAQLPEEEALMNTSAKVVTALLRIVKHPNFFTSIGLVEHLRDTCQRCYVGTARIDQDRKPWAYNQLPSSTARRPNEWKDNKVVNMMSIDAGVEPLASVKRYDRDAKEKVDVPCPDVIKQYSSKMGGIDKSDMLTHLYKTPLRSRR, encoded by the exons ATGGCATTATTCATggtatactcatgtatcatcgcCCACACAGCCCAGTTGCCTGAAGAAGAGGCCCTCATGAACACGAGTGCCAAAGTGGTCACCGCCCTCCTCAGGATAGTTAAGCACCCAAACTTCTTCACCAGCATTGGTCTCGTTGAGCACCTGAGGGACACCTGCCAGCGCTGCTATGTTGGCACTGCAAGGATAGACCAGGACAGGAAACCCTGGGCTTATAACCAACTGCCCAGCTCAACAGCAAGAAGACCAAACGAG TGGAAGGACAACAAAGTAGTCAACATGATGTCCATTGATGCAGGAGTAGAACCCTTGGCTTCTGTCAAGAGGTATGACAGAGATGCCAAAGAGAAGGTTGATGTCCCATGTCCCGATGTGATAAAACAATACAGCAGTAAAATGGGTGGCATCGACAAGAGTGACATGCTCACCCATCTGTACAAGACTCCCCTCAGGTCAAGACGCTGA